TTCCATTATAAGCACGTTTAAAATAGTCTTCAGCTTTTTGAAGGTCAAATTCATATAACGGAAGAGTTTCATCAAAACCTAAGAATCCAATTGGTAAAGCTGTTGGTATACGCGTTCCCAGCCCATTTAAAACTCCTTCTATCATACCCTCATAATCAAACGAATAAGCAAAACCTAATCTTACATTTTCGTCTTTAAAAAAGTCAGTTGGTATTCCTTCTCCATCTAACTGACCCGATCCTATGTAAGGCGATTCCGGATTAATTGTCCAATTAAATTGCAAACTCTGAGTTTGAACTTCAGGTGTACCTTCAAAAACTGTTACATCTTTCATCGATTTTACGATATCTAAATATTCAACAGGAGTATCTACAATATCGGCATCGCCTGTTTCAAGCATAGCTCTTCTTGTTGACCACTCGTCTACAGCTTGAATGATTACTCTTCTTATTGGGGCGGGGCCTCTCCAGTAATCGTCGAATCGTTCGAGCGTTACCCTTTGTTGAGCGTGATCCCATTCGACCAATTCATACGGACCTGTTCCCATGGCATGGTCTGCGTATGGAGATTGTTCTTTTGTCCATCCGTGATACTTCCACCAACCTTCTGCATTTCCATCCCATATACCTATTTCTACAGAATATTCTTTGTCTAATATCGCACCCCAACCACTTCCTGAAGCGAGTACATTCAAAAATGGGGCGAAAGGTCTTGCCAAATGAACATGAACTTCATTGCCTTGAACTTCTACTGCAGGATCTATCACATCATAATAGAAATTAACTAGAGAATCTTCGTATTCTGGAGTTGTTGGATTCATATCATCATCAAATATCGTGCCCCATGAAGCACCTACATAATCTTCTACCAAAATTTTAATATCTGAAACCCCAAACATAGGATCTAAAAACATCCACATTGGACCTCCGGCAGGAGCATACAAGATGCCTCTTTCGAAGGTATATTCGACATCTTCAGCTGTTAAATCGTTACCATTGTGGAATTTCACACCTTCTCTTATTGGGAAGACATATGTTGTTCCGCCGTCCCTCAAATAACCATTTTCAACTGAAGGGACAATCGTTGAAAGCATAGGGACAAATTTAGATAAGCTCTCACCATCGTATGCTATCAAGTTATCG
The window above is part of the Petrotoga mexicana DSM 14811 genome. Proteins encoded here:
- a CDS encoding ABC transporter substrate-binding protein, which produces MKRLFVLLVAMLVVVSGWSQMKNPDIIFDATIGEADTLDPHHAYDAASGEVIFNVYDNLIAYDGESLSKFVPMLSTIVPSVENGYLRDGGTTYVFPIREGVKFHNGNDLTAEDVEYTFERGILYAPAGGPMWMFLDPMFGVSDIKILVEDYVGASWGTIFDDDMNPTTPEYEDSLVNFYYDVIDPAVEVQGNEVHVHLARPFAPFLNVLASGSGWGAILDKEYSVEIGIWDGNAEGWWKYHGWTKEQSPYADHAMGTGPYELVEWDHAQQRVTLERFDDYWRGPAPIRRVIIQAVDEWSTRRAMLETGDADIVDTPVEYLDIVKSMKDVTVFEGTPEVQTQSLQFNWTINPESPYIGSGQLDGEGIPTDFFKDENVRLGFAYSFDYEGMIEGVLNGLGTRIPTALPIGFLGFDETLPLYEFDLQKAEDYFKRAYNGRLWQTGFKMSILYNTGNDTRRIAAENIRDNLEKINPRFQVEVRGIPWATYLDQRENLMMPAFVISWIADYPDPHNFIFTYYHSEGRYGLYYGENYVPFATLARPEFGGQSLNEMIEKAAVETDLQKREEIYIEVQKFVSKHAVCVPLYQPEGIRVQRSWLKGWIDNPIWPGDYYYLYTKED